One part of the Deinococcus betulae genome encodes these proteins:
- a CDS encoding isoprenyl transferase gives MSSEAAQLAVRTLQKARNAARSALVWGYEQRLGRDVQAHGRLPRHLGLILDGNRRFARASGLQREVGHSFGADKAHEVLQWCLELGIPAATIWVLSTDNTSRDPNELAHILSLLEREARNLATDPRIHANRVRVRAIGQHEGFPPQVLAALQDLEAKTADYDGMRLNIAVGYGGREEIVDAVKIHLHRQAQAGLSLDEVARTLQPSDISAHLYAADVPDPDFIIRTSGEIRLSGFMLWQSVYSEYYFCDVYWPGFRRVDFLRALREFQGRERRFGR, from the coding sequence ATGTCGTCCGAGGCTGCACAACTCGCTGTCCGTACCCTTCAGAAGGCGAGAAACGCGGCCCGCAGCGCCCTGGTGTGGGGGTACGAACAGCGCCTGGGCCGCGACGTGCAGGCCCACGGCCGCCTGCCCCGCCACCTGGGGCTGATTCTGGACGGCAACCGCCGCTTTGCCCGCGCCAGTGGCCTTCAGCGGGAAGTGGGCCATTCATTTGGCGCCGACAAGGCGCACGAGGTCTTGCAGTGGTGCCTGGAACTGGGCATTCCGGCGGCGACCATCTGGGTGCTGTCTACCGACAACACCAGCCGTGACCCCAACGAGCTGGCGCATATCCTGTCGCTGCTGGAGCGAGAGGCGCGCAACCTGGCCACCGACCCCCGCATTCATGCCAACCGGGTGCGGGTGCGCGCCATTGGGCAGCACGAGGGTTTTCCGCCGCAGGTGCTGGCCGCGCTGCAAGACCTAGAAGCGAAGACAGCCGACTACGACGGCATGCGCCTGAATATCGCCGTGGGCTACGGAGGCCGTGAAGAAATCGTGGACGCCGTCAAAATCCATCTGCACCGCCAGGCCCAGGCAGGGCTGAGTCTGGACGAGGTGGCGCGCACCTTGCAGCCCAGCGACATCAGCGCCCATCTGTACGCCGCCGATGTCCCCGACCCTGACTTTATTATCCGCACGAGCGGCGAGATCCGCCTGTCTGGGTTCATGCTGTGGCAGAGCGTGTATTCCGAGTATTACTTCTGTGATGTCTACTGGCCTGGCTTTCGGCGCGTGGATTTTCTGCGTGCTCTACGAGAATTTCAGGGTCGTGAGCGCCGCTTCGGCCGCTGA
- a CDS encoding beta strand repeat-containing protein: MKKSTALFAVMAALSVGTASAAGTIAGTTIQNTASASFQDPANTANTISSTSNTVNTVVLPKPGFDIVFTGGTADGGTQNDITTTTVQVTGAVPGQRVVTSYSVVNNGNVALTVALTADATGANAGQTVQYFLDANGDGVADNATPLTSVTLNPDDPATTGTDEGIVKIVQVVTLPTDPAQINVNSIFGASPEGVVTGTQGADPLVTPGNGYANGSANYEDGKAVDTDRQFVRIRVFAPNLDNLPNSGPSNPVDSAGTPITDPTKVPPITNVDVPTETTGKTGDNTPVVTTPGYRNPTTPAGDPTIGGTPITPNVAGDAQIAYPTADTNNTPDVVTFTNNLVNRSGATDTVQLFPALANGTVDPAYTFNAATGVFTNTTTGVSIRFLDPITGAPIAVSTDPNNPTVAQYPTVSIPTGKTAVYRTEVTFPDPDDSNPVAAVTVLVGADSLKDADLTSNSTTTDIILPPAMQFGDATAALGTVPTPTPVQTVNPNGATGGVSSPDGGGAAGDRTAVFSMDVVNNGQYNDSYTLVGSVTLTDATTSATTVVPVRYYAPDGTILPRVSNDPNSADYNKFITPVLAPGTEYKPYAVIQTLANTATGDYLVSQTATANYSTIVLTDNNDIVRVSANGSVNVAKFVAKAGVAAATNPANGIDNPAGYTATGANGAQPGANISYRIIGKNTYNSAVTGFFLRDTVPANTTFASVALNPVPTRTIYRVNGGAWSVTAPAAGLAAGTVIDVALDADANNQPDSLAAGASLSADFVVTVK, translated from the coding sequence ATGAAGAAAAGCACTGCCCTCTTTGCTGTAATGGCCGCTCTCTCGGTCGGCACCGCCAGCGCCGCTGGCACCATCGCCGGCACCACCATTCAGAACACCGCCAGCGCCAGCTTCCAGGACCCGGCGAACACCGCTAACACCATCAGCAGCACCTCCAACACAGTGAACACCGTCGTGCTGCCCAAGCCCGGCTTTGACATCGTGTTCACGGGTGGCACCGCTGACGGCGGCACCCAAAACGACATCACCACCACTACCGTGCAGGTGACGGGCGCCGTGCCTGGCCAGCGCGTGGTGACCAGTTACTCTGTGGTCAACAACGGCAACGTGGCCCTGACCGTGGCTCTCACCGCCGACGCCACCGGAGCCAACGCCGGTCAGACGGTGCAGTACTTCCTGGATGCCAACGGCGACGGCGTGGCCGACAACGCCACCCCGCTGACCTCGGTGACCCTGAACCCCGACGACCCCGCCACCACCGGCACGGACGAAGGCATCGTGAAGATCGTTCAGGTGGTCACCCTGCCCACCGACCCCGCGCAGATCAACGTGAACAGCATCTTCGGTGCCTCGCCCGAGGGCGTTGTGACCGGCACCCAGGGCGCCGACCCGCTGGTCACCCCCGGCAACGGCTACGCAAACGGCAGCGCCAACTACGAAGACGGCAAGGCCGTGGACACCGACCGCCAGTTCGTCCGCATTCGCGTGTTTGCGCCGAACCTGGACAACCTGCCCAACTCTGGGCCCTCGAACCCCGTGGATTCGGCGGGCACCCCGATTACCGACCCCACCAAAGTGCCGCCCATCACCAACGTGGACGTGCCCACCGAGACCACTGGCAAGACCGGCGATAACACCCCAGTCGTGACCACCCCCGGCTACCGCAACCCCACCACGCCGGCAGGCGACCCCACTATCGGCGGCACACCCATCACCCCCAATGTGGCCGGCGACGCCCAGATTGCCTACCCCACCGCCGACACCAACAACACCCCCGACGTGGTGACCTTTACCAACAACCTGGTCAACCGCAGCGGCGCCACCGACACCGTGCAGCTGTTCCCGGCACTGGCCAACGGCACGGTAGACCCGGCCTACACCTTTAACGCCGCCACTGGTGTCTTTACCAACACCACCACTGGCGTGAGCATCCGCTTCCTGGACCCCATCACGGGCGCGCCCATCGCGGTATCCACCGATCCCAACAACCCCACGGTGGCGCAGTACCCCACGGTCTCGATCCCTACTGGCAAGACGGCCGTGTACCGCACCGAAGTGACCTTCCCCGACCCCGACGACAGCAACCCTGTGGCAGCCGTCACGGTCCTGGTAGGCGCCGACTCGCTCAAAGACGCCGACCTGACTTCCAACAGCACTACCACTGACATCATCCTGCCGCCCGCCATGCAGTTTGGTGACGCGACGGCGGCCCTGGGCACCGTGCCGACCCCCACCCCGGTGCAGACCGTCAACCCCAACGGCGCGACGGGCGGCGTCAGCAGCCCGGACGGCGGCGGCGCAGCCGGCGACCGCACGGCCGTGTTCTCGATGGACGTGGTGAACAACGGGCAGTACAACGACAGCTACACCCTGGTGGGCAGCGTGACCCTGACCGACGCCACCACGAGCGCCACCACGGTCGTGCCGGTGCGCTACTACGCCCCTGACGGCACCATCCTGCCCCGCGTCAGCAACGACCCGAACAGCGCGGACTACAACAAGTTCATTACCCCCGTGCTGGCCCCCGGCACCGAGTACAAGCCTTACGCGGTCATTCAGACCCTGGCCAACACGGCCACGGGTGACTACCTGGTGTCGCAGACGGCCACGGCCAACTACAGCACCATCGTCCTGACCGACAACAATGACATTGTGCGCGTCTCGGCCAACGGCAGCGTGAACGTGGCCAAGTTCGTGGCCAAGGCCGGTGTGGCGGCCGCCACCAACCCCGCCAACGGCATTGACAACCCCGCTGGTTACACCGCCACGGGGGCCAACGGCGCCCAGCCCGGCGCGAACATCAGCTACCGCATCATCGGCAAGAACACCTACAACAGCGCTGTGACCGGCTTCTTCCTGCGTGACACCGTGCCGGCCAACACCACCTTTGCCAGCGTGGCCCTGAACCCCGTGCCCACCCGCACGATCTACCGCGTCAACGGCGGCGCCTGGAGCGTCACCGCCCCCGCCGCAGGCTTGGCGGCTGGCACCGTGATCGACGTCGCCCTGGACGCCGACGCCAACAACCAGCCCGATAGCCTGGCCGCCGGCGCCAGCCTGAGTGCCGACTTCGTGGTGACGGTTAAGTAA
- a CDS encoding DUF11 domain-containing protein yields MKRSPFLSATLALTGLLSAAAPALAATPAGTEIVNQATAEYVPPVPDDRGLATSNVVRTVVQAVCSVSVTPDGTVAQPGQRADLLPGERAVFAYSVVNTGNTTGEFPVLARFEQASTLTPQARVVRDLNGNGQPDAAEPDVTSVALAPDERAALLLVVETSPAADAQGDAYANLVASCAGGESTDSNNVSLVRVGPPPVLGVQKTFSPSLVRPGSETTVTVTSRNSGQGESREVVLTDLLADQIALGLVFVPGSARTNVGILEYTTDGTTWTEQEVQPVRGVRVRVERLAPSAAITLTFRMLATGQAEGRVIPNTATARTSGREVSGSASADVRYLPAVAIGPVGNPEAPEGSAADTQQKSFAVVGQLVCFDHTAKNTGDVRDNFRLTVTYPQGAARAEVQGENGQPLVQPLVLEPGQTAFVRVCYDAQQAGPMDALVTITGDRGESNATRDQIAAVEAGLPELRKSYVATTQGTGGQVVTVPDGGTVAAGDTITYTLTVRNPYARPLTNAVASDPIPAHVDFKEASAGGVVSGQPGAQTVTWALGTLQPGEARTLTITTQVSTRAVDGEALRNVFNLVTTELTAPLPSNEVLTPVWTAQLLIRKDVSAQEAGFGDRLTYTLNITNASATTAIVNAVITDTPARGLEYIPGTSLLNGQPLADPTIEGGVLRWSVAELPAGRTVTIAYQTRVTPEATGQLVNTVQVSGTGAGGVARAIASNRATAVTKLNPLKFAPLADLLGTVFVDRNRNGLFDPLLDTPVQGARVLLAGGRQVLTDPAGRYSFPNVAYGTQALRLDPASAPYPPLHVPQDGGLSGTQTVFVRGLTSVDFPLAPLGGDIDALRRTVLLVGDVRVEKAVYVVEGGYVVTLRVVSPRALEAVSLLDPLPDGAVLKEGRNTYSGNLAAGELNLTYRFDWTGEPRAATTDPSLSWRY; encoded by the coding sequence TTGAAGCGCTCCCCCTTTCTGTCTGCCACGCTGGCCTTGACTGGACTTCTCAGCGCCGCCGCGCCGGCCCTGGCCGCCACCCCAGCCGGCACCGAAATCGTGAACCAGGCGACGGCCGAATATGTGCCGCCCGTACCGGACGACCGTGGCCTGGCCACCTCAAACGTGGTGCGCACTGTGGTGCAGGCGGTGTGCTCGGTCAGCGTGACCCCCGACGGCACCGTGGCTCAGCCTGGTCAGCGTGCTGACCTGCTGCCCGGCGAACGGGCGGTCTTTGCCTACAGCGTGGTCAATACCGGCAACACCACCGGCGAGTTTCCCGTGCTGGCCCGCTTTGAACAGGCCAGCACTCTGACCCCACAGGCGCGTGTGGTGCGCGACCTGAACGGCAACGGTCAGCCCGACGCGGCCGAGCCCGACGTCACCAGCGTGGCGCTGGCCCCTGACGAACGCGCCGCGCTGCTGCTGGTGGTCGAGACCAGCCCCGCCGCCGACGCCCAGGGAGACGCCTACGCCAACCTGGTGGCGTCCTGCGCTGGCGGCGAGAGTACTGACAGCAACAACGTCAGCCTGGTGCGCGTGGGGCCGCCCCCGGTGCTGGGCGTGCAAAAGACCTTCAGTCCCTCGCTGGTGCGGCCTGGCAGCGAAACCACCGTGACGGTGACCAGCCGCAACAGTGGCCAGGGCGAGAGCCGCGAGGTGGTGCTGACCGACCTGCTGGCCGACCAGATTGCCCTGGGCCTGGTGTTTGTGCCCGGCAGCGCCCGCACGAACGTGGGCATCCTGGAATACACCACCGACGGCACCACCTGGACCGAGCAGGAGGTTCAGCCGGTGCGCGGCGTGCGCGTGCGCGTTGAGCGCCTGGCCCCTAGCGCCGCCATCACCCTGACTTTCCGGATGCTCGCCACTGGCCAGGCCGAGGGCCGCGTGATTCCTAACACCGCCACCGCTCGCACGAGTGGCCGTGAAGTCTCGGGCAGCGCCAGCGCCGACGTGCGGTACCTGCCGGCCGTGGCCATTGGCCCCGTGGGCAACCCCGAAGCCCCCGAGGGCAGCGCCGCCGACACCCAGCAAAAGTCCTTTGCGGTGGTGGGGCAGCTGGTGTGCTTTGACCACACCGCCAAGAACACCGGGGACGTGCGCGACAACTTCCGCCTGACGGTCACCTATCCCCAGGGCGCGGCGCGCGCCGAGGTGCAGGGCGAGAACGGTCAGCCGCTGGTGCAGCCGCTCGTGCTGGAACCCGGCCAGACGGCCTTTGTGCGGGTGTGCTACGACGCCCAGCAGGCGGGCCCCATGGACGCGCTGGTGACCATCACCGGGGACCGGGGAGAGAGCAACGCCACCCGTGACCAGATTGCGGCCGTGGAAGCAGGCCTGCCCGAACTGCGCAAGTCGTACGTGGCGACCACCCAGGGCACAGGCGGCCAGGTGGTCACGGTGCCGGACGGCGGCACTGTGGCAGCCGGCGACACGATCACCTACACCCTGACCGTGCGTAACCCCTACGCCCGGCCCCTCACGAACGCGGTGGCCAGCGACCCCATTCCCGCCCATGTGGACTTCAAGGAGGCCTCGGCCGGCGGCGTGGTCAGCGGTCAGCCCGGCGCGCAGACGGTCACCTGGGCCCTGGGCACCCTGCAACCCGGTGAAGCCCGCACCCTGACCATTACCACCCAGGTCTCCACCCGCGCTGTGGACGGCGAGGCGCTGCGCAACGTCTTTAACCTGGTCACCACCGAATTGACGGCGCCTCTGCCCAGCAACGAGGTGCTGACGCCCGTATGGACGGCGCAGCTGCTGATCCGTAAGGACGTGAGTGCCCAGGAAGCCGGGTTTGGCGACCGCCTGACCTACACCCTGAACATCACCAATGCCTCGGCCACCACGGCCATCGTGAACGCGGTGATTACCGACACCCCGGCGCGCGGCCTGGAGTACATCCCCGGCACCAGCCTGCTTAACGGGCAGCCGCTGGCCGACCCAACCATCGAGGGGGGCGTGCTGCGCTGGTCTGTCGCCGAGCTGCCGGCTGGGCGCACCGTCACCATCGCCTACCAGACCCGCGTGACCCCCGAGGCCACCGGCCAGCTGGTCAACACCGTGCAGGTCAGCGGCACCGGGGCCGGCGGTGTGGCGCGCGCCATTGCCAGCAACCGCGCCACCGCTGTGACTAAACTCAATCCCCTCAAGTTTGCGCCGCTGGCAGACCTGCTGGGCACCGTGTTCGTGGACCGCAACCGCAACGGCCTCTTTGACCCGCTGCTGGACACCCCGGTGCAGGGCGCGCGCGTGCTGCTGGCGGGCGGGCGTCAGGTGCTGACCGATCCGGCCGGGCGCTACTCGTTCCCGAACGTGGCCTACGGCACCCAGGCGCTGCGTCTGGACCCGGCCTCGGCGCCCTATCCGCCGCTGCATGTGCCGCAGGACGGGGGCCTGAGCGGCACCCAGACAGTGTTCGTGCGCGGCCTGACCAGCGTGGACTTCCCGCTGGCGCCGCTGGGCGGTGACATTGATGCCCTGCGCCGCACCGTGCTGCTCGTGGGCGACGTGCGCGTGGAAAAAGCGGTGTATGTGGTCGAGGGCGGCTACGTGGTCACCCTGCGCGTGGTCAGCCCCCGCGCCCTGGAGGCGGTGAGTCTGCTGGACCCCCTGCCAGACGGCGCAGTTCTGAAAGAAGGCCGCAATACCTACAGCGGTAACTTGGCCGCAGGTGAACTGAATCTCACCTACCGCTTCGACTGGACGGGCGAGCCGCGTGCGGCCACCACCGATCCGTCGCTGAGCTGGAGGTACTAA
- a CDS encoding SMP-30/gluconolactonase/LRE family protein, producing the protein YDAKRGLIFTGSARTGDIYAINASTGAVSLFSKGGGQGRGSALGLELDAQGRLWIAGGTTGVVSVLSRDGAPVASIATPPDPNAYLNDLAAGPDGAVYVTDSGRPVLWRVTAAGATPWLDLNTTPIRYSKGINLNGIVATPDGRALLAVQLNTGDLWRIDLKTKTVRKVMGGLNNGDGLLLDGRTLYVARNMDQVVSKVMLSADYTSGTLMVDEPLAGLRFPTTLAAVGTDAVVAQGQLDKLQGGTPETPFKLTRFKKF; encoded by the coding sequence CTATGACGCCAAACGGGGGCTGATCTTCACCGGCAGTGCCCGCACCGGCGACATCTATGCCATTAATGCCAGCACGGGCGCTGTCAGTCTCTTCTCGAAGGGGGGCGGTCAGGGACGCGGCAGTGCGCTCGGCCTGGAACTGGATGCCCAGGGCCGACTGTGGATTGCGGGCGGCACGACCGGCGTCGTCAGTGTTCTCAGCCGTGACGGCGCCCCGGTGGCCAGCATCGCCACGCCGCCTGACCCCAACGCCTACCTGAATGACCTGGCCGCAGGGCCCGACGGCGCGGTGTATGTCACCGATTCCGGGCGGCCCGTGCTGTGGCGCGTCACCGCAGCGGGGGCGACTCCCTGGCTGGACCTGAATACCACGCCCATCCGGTATAGCAAGGGCATCAACCTGAACGGCATCGTGGCGACCCCAGATGGCCGCGCGCTGCTGGCGGTTCAGCTGAACACCGGTGATCTGTGGCGCATTGACTTGAAGACCAAGACCGTTCGCAAGGTGATGGGTGGCCTGAACAACGGTGACGGGCTGCTGCTGGACGGCCGCACGCTGTATGTGGCGCGCAATATGGACCAGGTGGTGAGCAAGGTGATGCTGAGCGCCGATTACACCTCCGGCACCCTGATGGTGGATGAGCCGCTGGCCGGCCTGCGCTTTCCCACGACCCTGGCGGCAGTGGGCACGGACGCCGTGGTGGCTCAGGGCCAGCTGGACAAGTTGCAGGGCGGCACGCCAGAAACGCCCTTCAAGCTCACCCGCTTCAAGAAATTCTGA